The sequence accggtttcctttgctcgtagtcgttgtggtcgtcgtctttttgggaagaagtagactcatcactgtcgtcgtagtagacgatctccttgatgcgcctcgtcttcttcttcttcccttcctttcgtctatgacccgagccggagtcggtaagcttgtcatctttgggctcattgacgaaggactccttctccttatcgttgatcacaattcccttccctttaggatccatctcttcgggcggttagtcccttctttgaagagaacggttctgataccaattgagagcacctagaggggggggggtgaataggtgatcctgtaaaagcttcaacttatagccacaaaactttgattaagcgttagcacagtttatgccaagtggctagagaggagtcaaaacacaataaccacaagaattcaatcacagagatgacacggtggttatcctgtggttcggccaagtacaaaacttgcctactccacattgtggcgtcccaacggacgagagttgcactcaactcctctcaagtgatccaatgatcaacttgaataccacggtgttcttgcttttcttttctcaatcccgtttgcgaggaatctccacagcttggagcctctcgcccttacaaaagatgttcacagagaatcacggagcaagggagggaatgagcaacgcacacaagacttcaaaagatcagagcaacgcgcacacaagcagcaataagagctcgcaacacaactcaaagagtacacaactccacaagagctctatatgctatcacaatgaatcgaatgcgctagatcaatgtcttggtgcttagaaaggttgtaggaatgcttggtgtcctcctccatgcgcctaggggtcccttttatagccccaaggcagctaggagccgttgagaacaaatctggaaggccatccttgccttctgtcgtcgggcgcaccggacagtccggtgcacaccggacactgtccggtgcccgatttctttccttaacaggcgcagccgactgttgcagatctggcgcaccggacagtccggtgcacaccggacagtctggtgcatccTTCCgatcgttggccagaccacgtgtcgcgcgcagattccgcggccgaccgttggctcagccgaccgttggctcaccggacagtccggtgcacaccggacagtccggtgaattttagccgtacgccgtcggcaaattcccgagagcggcctcttcggccgaggcagcctggcgcaccggacactgtccggtgcaccaccggacagtccggtgccccagaccgaaacagcctcttggctgtacacagccaagtcttctcttctcttcttctttctgtttctaacacttagacaaatatattagtacacaaaaccaatgtactaaggcttagaaacatacctttacttgtgatttgcactttgttcatccgtgggcatagattcacatttaagcacttgtgtttgcacttaatcaccaaacacTACAACATATATGACCTTCTATGACATTCTCATTACGTCACAAATCGGGGTATTTTTGTCATAGTCTTTCATGTGGTGACGACTGTGTGACGAAAAGGTCATCGTCACAGAAGGTGCGTGTTAAAAGACCTTTTGTGACGAAAGACAAAAAACGTCATAAATATAGTGACAAAAAATATATTCGTCATAAAATTTGTGACGCTATAAATCGTCATAAACAAGGTCCTGAAATGTCATAGAGTGTAGCATTGGACTATTGCCACGTGGCAGACGAATATGTTCGTGATAAATAGGCTGACATGGCAGCTAACGTGGCAAAAAAATTATGACGATTAAATTCGTTACGTGGCAGCTCACATGTCAAGTAAATTATGACAAATATTTTCGTGTGACACATATATTCGTTATAGaatcaaacaacatagaaattgtttataACATATTTAATTCACCATCAGTTAATAAAATGATCATTCAATTGAATGCAATCCAAATCGTGCGTACAATTTTGTCAAAAACATGTGTACACAACTTTTTCTAGCATCCACATATAAGCATAAAGCATCCAGGTATCAAACATTAAAATGTTCAAATATCCTATAACTTAGATCCAAAAGTAGATAGAATAGTTTCAACATCCACAATCTGGTTGACGCCTTCCACGATCGCTATTGTTGAGAAAGCTCGGCAACTCCCTAGAAGAGATAAACATAGGTAAGATTTCAGTGCCAACATGTCATCAATATCATTGTTTAGTTCTCCACATTAATTTAAAAAGGTAGCCAAGTAACAACTCGAGTGAGCTTTTTCTCCTTTTAGTGGTAATACCCACATATTCATCTGATCAAACAGTAAGAAAGTTTTTGCTATTAATTAAAAACCCCACATATTCATCTGCATCTGATCAAGCAGTAAAAGATCCAACCAATTTGTTCTAATTCCACTAAATAAAACAATCGTTCTTATGGCCATGATATACCAGCACTTTTATCTATTCTAACACAAAAAACACAGATCCAACCATATATACCTCTTAAAGAAAACTAACAAATCAGCACCGAGATTGATTAAACACTCACCAGGTATGCAGAGCACTACATGAAACAAACGGGAGCAGGTCAGTAAAAAAAGTGCTTAAATCGAAGAATCATGGCGACATAGAAGATATGGGTGCTCACTGATCAAATAGAAGCTTAGAAATTTGAATATAGTGGAATGGTAATGGCTGTGTCATATTTTAATATAGTAGATATGGGTGCTCACTCACAATTTTTTCCTCTTCTACAAGATTTCAAAGATAGAATGTAAAACACACAAGCCCAAAGCGAACCAACCAATGGTTCTAACTTCTAAATATAACTTCTACTCCATTAATCTTATTTTTCAAGAACATAATCTATCAGTGCATGAGGTGCAAAAACCAATAATATTTACTTGACACATTTATTAAAAACATGTAGTAATTTTATAAGTCCGTACAAGTCACATGATTTAACTTAGCATGTCATAAATTGGAAAACATAAATTAAAAGAGCAACCAAGCAATTAAATCGCACGCATGGCCAGACTCCAAAGCAACATATTTTAGTGCAGCTAGGATTAGGAAGAAATCAATTTACACCAAATCATTAAGCACAACACATAGCCTGCTCACTTAACAAATGATGCAAAAATCATTCCATACTGCTCTATCCCATCAATTCAGATAAAGTAAACATATGGATCCAACCCTGCTATAATAAACATGAACATAGTAGCAAAAGAACAACGGTGAACTGGTCTAGTTGGTGTTTCTCTGAAGCTAGAAAGTGCAGCCTCATGTTAGAAATATTTTCATACTCCTTCAATAGTAGATAACAGGCAAAAAATGTGATGGCATAAGCCATGCCCAAGTGCGCTATAAACCTGAACAAAACATGGACAGTATTAAATATGTGTCTTTGAGGCTAGGTGTAAAGCCTAGAAAAGTAAAAAGTGTGACTACAAAGTTGGAAACAGTTAGCTTATTCTCTTTGAAGTTAGTGAACCACACCTTTGTAGCAGCATGAAACTTTGTCCAGAGTTCGCAGTACAAGGCCCTTAACTACAAAAGGGAGGGAATAAGATTGAGTTAAACCTTGCATACTATGTATCCTAGCACTTACGAAGATGCACAGTGCCCAGGTCTGCAACCTTTGTACATAATTCAGTCAGTTCTTCAGCACCTAATGAGTTAATAAATCATCCGCATTGACCATGATATATGAGTAGTGCTTACCGACTAttggaagctgaagcttttggtcCAAGGAATTTTGGATCTTCGTAGAAACACAACCTGACATTGGAAATTATCAGTGTATTGACGCAACATAAGAATTTCAAATAAGAACCAAAATCGCTCTCCAAAATATAGTACCTGTTTGCCAAATTCCTAATCTCAAGCCTAACCAATTACTTCTATGGTTCTCCTCAACATCAGTTTCTCTCTGTTGTTCTCTCTCCAGTCTCCAAATTGAGAAATACATGGAGATGCGAAACAAACTGCTACCAGAAAATGGCCCATACAGGATATAGGTACCCACTTGTCAGGATGCTCGTCTTCTAATCAAACAGCGCCTTTCCAAATCCTCCAGCATCGGTAGCCAGAACTTGGAATAAAGAATACTAAATCGATTTTGTGTTTTGTCTAATATATAGATCGGTTGTGTGGAAACCCAAAATGGAATGTGAATGGATTTGCATTACCTTTAGGGCTCCACTGAACATGGGATGCGGAGGCGCGATCACGCTCGCGCAGAGAGCCAATGAGGGGTGGGGGCTACGGTCCCGCAGAGGCGAGCTCGACGCCTGGAGTGGCACGCATAGAGAGGGGGAGGAAGTTAGGCACTAGCAGGCCGTAGGCACGGTTGCGTCTTGCGCGTAGTGGAGCAAGTGATCGATGGAGAAGGGGAGCAGTCTAGCGAAGAAGAGTACGGCGGACCGGCGGCAGGGAAGGCGGCCGAACGGCGGTGGGGGCCAAACACGGCGTCGCGCGCGTGGCGAGCGGCTTGCTGGCTGCACTAGCAGGCGGTGGTTATGGCGGCTCAGGATGGATAGCGCCTAGCACGCCCGAGAAAGCAGGCACGTCCGTGCGTCCATGAGAAAGATTGCTGTGCTGCTGGGCTACACGACTAGTAAGGTAGCGAACATGTACTTTTTATTTTAAATATGCACAtatttttatttatatgtgtTTATTTTTTCAGAAATCTTAGATATTTATTTGAATACCGATATCTTATATGGTAGGTCCACCCCTTACCGAGAAACTTGACAAGCGTCTGGACACTATCGTGCGGGCTGATGTTAAGCGAATCGACGAAGGGGCCGAGATATAGCAACACGTCAAGGCGGTCGGCCATGGGCGCGAAGTAGGCAGGCACAGTGCTCTCGCTAGGGGCGTGGCGGCAGAGCTAGGGGACAGGCAGACGCCCAACAAGATGTAATGGTTGAGGCGCGGGCAGAGAAAGCGATGGAGTACGTAGGCAAGGGGCTTTTTCCAAGTTCAGGAGGCATAGTGAGGAGGTCTAGAGGGAGGTGTAAGACCATGGTTTAATTGAAGGAACATTGAGGAGTTTTTTTACGAAACTCGATGACGGTGGAAACCATAAAAACATGGAAACTGGTGTTTtataggagtataacaaagtgcatgtATACAGTACAGATAAGATGAAAAATGGTGCTTTGTATAGTAGATTTAAAATGAAAAAAATCATGATCTAGTAACCATATTGCCATGTGTGATAACTTGTTAAATATAAGAGCTTATATGGCAATAGGACCTGTCGTTAATGGTGGATCACGCGAGCTAACATGGACAATAGTTTTTAAAAAAAATACatcatatgtcgatgacatatgcTCATTGTCATATGATATCGTTATAATTATTATGTTAAAAAGGTTGTGACGATTTATTCTTATGACGATTCTTATATTGTCATAAAAAATCGTCACAAACACAATGCTAGAGTATATTATGATGGTTTTAATGACGGAGGTTAAATTTTCGTCACTACAATGAGTCATCTTCTAAAAATCGTCATAAACAAGGTAATCTAATGACGAATTACTCTATTGTCATCAACTATTCGTCATAGAAGGCCATAAGTGTTGTAgtgaaaatacttagaaatggcccaagggcacatttccctttcaccctctgcgtccaaaattttcaatcaaaaaggcttttgcgttcccccggctatgtcggaagcaggaccccaaggagcgaacgcgggtgcatgtaagtggcaagcccgactgagccgagggactcctacgcctccgggttacggacacctcactcgtcacccgccacgaaaagtgacccctacttggggaagccaccctgttactaataggcgaagccggacacgcaaaatgaaagggaaaggagtacgacttcatgcaacggtaacaaagtgttcaggcctcagcggccgcagaaagacacacgtgcatccaataGAAACTGTTCcagcagagttaggcgtcgcctcggggaggagccgcgccttcggcttcgtccccaccttcggcaaagtccatcccggcttccgACGACGGTgcaggtgggaggatctctgcctcaaaggtggtcgccagcactgcgctcggacccgcggcggccgcatcgagcctctggacttctgccagggaggcttcatcttcgtcgggaaggcaatacccctcgctgacccgctccaggtccacaacgtagtgggaagcgagcacggcgaaggcccgcctgacgccgtggtgtagcgcctcgcggagtctgccgcgcacatgatcgcccaagacttgaaggcgactttgaggggagcttcttgAGGGgatgtcgccggagccaaggacccgacaaaagtccgagacggcctcggacatggccgcgtggtcggcctccctctgctcgaccgccccggcaagcgcctcggcaagcgccttggcggactcatcaagggcggactcgagctctgcggacAGCCaggagaaagatctcaaacacaagcaaaggaaacaagcaggaacgaaaaccgaagatggccaaggcgtacctccggctcgggcacgctgctccgaggctgcgacctgggctacggctaggtcggctgcaagggtttcagcccggctttcagcctcggcagcctggccccgagattggtcccgctccttgacgacccggtcgaactccgactgctgtcgttgtgcttctgcgcgcgccgcggccgcctccgcgcgcgccgctgccgcctcggctctcagatcggtgcagagcaaccgaaggtccgccacctcggcaccctgctgagagaggcgcacAGTAGCCccagcgagcgaggtcctcagggatcgcagcgagccccagacgtcgacctcgcggcgaatgaacgacgacttggcggagctcagatccgtcagatcctgagggaaggaagcggggcatcacgagagacgccttggtcacaaaagagaaaaggtatgcctgaaaccgttacctggaggattttggggacgtccctgcagaaaacctccagcgacgaccggagcgaccccaccgttgcttcggcacactcgcggagctcgtcccaggactggtcctcccgttcatcgtcgagaacgaagacgggatccgaggcctcacgggtccggaaccggagcaactggcgccggccctcggagctccgccgcacagcgacgaggctgccacccgg is a genomic window of Zea mays cultivar B73 chromosome 5, Zm-B73-REFERENCE-NAM-5.0, whole genome shotgun sequence containing:
- the LOC103625734 gene encoding uncharacterized protein isoform X2, translating into MYFSIWRLEREQQRETDVEENHRSNWLGLRLGIWQTGCVSTKIQNSLDQKLQLPIVVKGLVLRTLDKVSCCYKGSCRAFSTIAIVEGVNQIVDVETILSTFGSKL
- the LOC103625734 gene encoding uncharacterized protein isoform X1: MYFSIWRLEREQQRETDVEENHRSNWLGLRLGIWQTGCVSTKIQNSLDQKLQLPIVVKGLVLRTLDKVSCCYKVLCIPGECLINLGADLLVFFKRELPSFLNNSDRGRRQPDCGC